A window of Pusillimonas sp. T7-7 contains these coding sequences:
- a CDS encoding helix-turn-helix transcriptional regulator, which translates to MRNDGDGVQLSAEQAASIRRKALGDFLRQARGRVQPESVGLPPGIRRRTPGLRREEVAQLCGISVTWYTWIEQGRDVSVSAGVWARLASVLGLARAERHYLFELAECADPEHGHDYVTPLPTYLADCVHSITAPAYILDRCWNVLARNEPLLRLFDGWPDRDGSPNLLRYIFSDPAARDLVVDWEQRASRVVAEFRADAAAHADEPDVRAVLDGLQQASQVFAHWWTRHAVVDREGGLREFNHPQHGILRYQQITFRLATRPDCKLVMLLESQFRPGEVNSNFAG; encoded by the coding sequence ATGCGCAACGATGGCGACGGTGTACAGCTGTCTGCCGAGCAGGCGGCATCGATCCGGCGCAAGGCCCTGGGCGACTTCCTGCGCCAGGCCAGGGGGCGAGTGCAACCTGAGTCTGTCGGCTTGCCGCCAGGCATTCGGCGGCGCACGCCAGGCTTGCGCCGCGAAGAAGTCGCGCAGTTGTGCGGCATCAGCGTTACCTGGTACACCTGGATAGAGCAAGGCCGCGATGTATCGGTTTCGGCCGGAGTATGGGCGCGTCTGGCGTCTGTGCTGGGCCTGGCCCGGGCCGAGCGTCATTACCTGTTCGAACTGGCTGAGTGCGCCGACCCCGAGCATGGCCATGATTACGTGACGCCATTGCCGACCTATCTGGCCGATTGCGTCCACAGCATCACCGCGCCCGCCTATATTCTTGATCGTTGCTGGAATGTGCTGGCGCGCAATGAGCCGCTGCTGCGACTGTTCGATGGCTGGCCCGACCGCGATGGCAGCCCTAATTTGCTGCGTTATATTTTCAGCGATCCCGCCGCCCGGGACCTGGTGGTCGACTGGGAGCAACGCGCCAGCCGCGTGGTGGCCGAGTTCAGGGCGGATGCCGCCGCTCATGCCGACGAGCCGGATGTACGGGCGGTGCTGGATGGCTTGCAGCAGGCCAGCCAGGTGTTTGCCCATTGGTGGACACGGCATGCGGTAGTAGACCGGGAAGGCGGCTTAAGGGAGTTCAACCATCCCCAGCATGGCATATTGCGCTATCAGCAGATCACCTTTCGCCTGGCGACGCGGCCGGACTGCAAACTGGTCATGTTGCTGGAAAGTCAATTTCGCCCGGGTGAAGTAAACTCGAACTTTGCAGGTTAA
- a CDS encoding DUF3460 family protein yields MAKNFESEVTQFLKKYKKEHSDTELRQREGRARLWDKHIDPELQEGFRASKVPLKPYVYQTN; encoded by the coding sequence ATGGCAAAGAATTTCGAATCCGAAGTTACCCAGTTCCTGAAAAAATACAAAAAGGAACACTCCGATACCGAGCTGCGTCAGCGTGAGGGGCGTGCGCGTCTGTGGGACAAGCACATCGATCCCGAACTCCAGGAAGGCTTCCGGGCGAGCAAGGTACCGCTCAAACCCTACGTCTACCAAACCAACTGA